A window of the Chanodichthys erythropterus isolate Z2021 chromosome 21, ASM2448905v1, whole genome shotgun sequence genome harbors these coding sequences:
- the zgc:103559 gene encoding allantoinase, mitochondrial: MEPGSTVSAVRSQRVLCGEEIRPAVILIKEGKIHSILPDSEASAHTTGKVLDVGNSLVMPGIVDCHVHVNEPGRTTWEGYWTATRAAAAGGVTTIVDMPLNSIPPTTTLGNFHEKLRAATGQCFVDTAFWGGVIPDNQLELRPMVQAGVAGFKCFLIHSGVDEFPHVNDADLHAAMKQLQGTDSVLLFHAEREVQHPAAGKGDPHEYSTFLRSRPDIMELEAIRTVTQLCLQYQVRCHIVHLSSAQPLELIRAARQAGAPLTVETTHHYLNLTSENIPARATQFKCCPPIRDTANQELLWSALKAGEIDMVVSDHSPCTPDLKCLDRGDFTQAWGGISSLQFGLSLFWTSASKRGFSFSDAARLLCKEPAQLCRLDNQKGSLVPGHDADLVIWDPEKEFTVKEDNIHHKNKLTPYLGLALRGKVKGTIVRGRVVYSHGSFSSQPLGKHLFIKHKTPAPL, from the exons ATGGAGCCAGGATCAACTGTCAGTGCTGTGCGGAGCCAGAGGGTTTTGTGTGGAGAAGAAATTCGACCTGCAGTTATCTTAATAAAGGAAGGAAAGATTCATAGCATTCTGCCTGATTCAGAAGCTTCAGCGCACACAACTGGAAAG GTATTGGATGTGGGGAACAGTCTGGTAATGCCAGGTATAGTGGACTGTCATGTTCACGTTAATGAACCAGGCCGTACAACTTGGGAAGGGTACTGGACCGCCACAAGGGCAGCTGCTGCAGGAGGGGTGACCACTATTGTAGACATGCCCCT AAACAGCATCCCACCAACTACAACTCTTGGAAACTTTCATGAGAAGCTGCGTGCTGCTACAGGACAGTGTTTTGTAGACACAGCATTTTGGGGAGGAGTCATCCCTGACAACCAG CTAGAGCTAAGGCCGATGGTCCAGGCGGGTGTGGCTGGATTTAAGTGCTTTCTGATCCACAGTGGAGTGGATGAGTTTCCTCATGTGAATGATGCTGATCTACATGCAGCTATGAAACAGCTCCAGGGCACAGACAGCGTTCTGCTG TTTCATGCAGAGCGAGAAGTCCAGCATCCAGCCGCTGGGAAAGGCG ATCCACATGAATATTCAACCTTTCTAAGGTCTAGACCTGACATTATGGAGCTTGAGGCCATCCGTACCGTCACTCAGCTCTGCTTACAGTATCA AGTGCGATGCCACATTGTGCACCTGTCATCAGCCCAGCCTCTGGAGCTCATTAGGGCAGCAAGACAGGCTGGAGCTCCGCTGACTGTGGAGACCACCCATCACTACCTCAACCTGACATCAGAGAACATCCCAGCACGGGCCACTCAATTCAAATGCTGCCCACCGATACGAGACACAGCCAACCAG GAGCTCTTGTGGTCTGCACTCAAAGCTGGTGAGATTGATATGGTTGTGTCAGATCATTCACCGTGCACACCTGACCTGAAGTGTTTGGACAGAGGCGATTTCACACAGGCGTGGGGAGGGATCTCTTCTCTGCAGTTTG GTCTATCTTTGTTCTGGACGTCAGCTTCTAAAAGAGGATTTTCATTTTCTGATGCAGCAAGACTCTTGTGTAAAGAGCCTGCTCAACTCTGTCGTCTTGACAACCAAAAAGGGAGTCTCGTTCCAGGTCACGATGCAGACTTAGTCATTTGGGACCCAGAAAAAGAGTTTACG GTGAAAGAAGACAACATACATCACAAAAACAAG TTGACTCCATACCTTGGCCTTGCTCTGCGAGGGAAGGTGAAGGGCACGATAGTCCGAGGGAGGGTGGTTTACAGTCATGGCTCTTTCAGCTCTCAGCCTCTAGGGAAGCATCTCTTTATTAAGCACAAGACACCGGCACCACTGTAA